The Paenibacillus wynnii DNA window GTGACGGATTGAAAATCGGGGTCTTTGGAAAAAGCTTCTATAAGACCTTGCAACAAAAGGCGCACCTCTCTTACTGGACAGATCTCGGCGGCACTAATCGCCGCCACCCCTGTCATTATTAAAATCGAAAAGAAGCCTCAGCTGTGAGGCCAAGGCTTGCGGATGACGATAAAACAAGTACCGCCTCCATACTACTGAAGCGGACTGGCCAGAAGGCAAAGTTCTGGATTGTTTTCAAAGGCTTCCTTGCAGTAATCACAAGTTACCTTTACCGTTATCTCGCCTTCTGAATCATACGCAATTATATCTCTGCGCTCCGCAGGGGTCAAGGAATGAAGGCCGAGCTGCATTTCGGTAGCATCATTTTTATTGATGCTTCCGAGAAATGTACGGCAGTGCCTGCAAACATAGTTTATTGCCATCTATATGCCTCCTGAAGATAGTATATACCTTCATTATGCCCACTAGCTCCGGACTTTAGCCTTTGGCAACTAAACCAGTCAGCTCTAACCGTTAAACTTGGCCATGGTTTGCTCAAAAGTATGATGAAGACTGAACTCAATCGCATCACACGTATCAGCCAGCATAGATTTGAGTTTGTCTCCTTCCTTCTTAGGGAATGAAGAGAGTACATAATCCACTACAGCGAACCCCGGCTCAGGACGTGATATACCCAACCGCACTCGATTGAAGGATTGTGTACCTGTATGCTGAATAATGGACTTGATGCCGTTATGGCCGCCTGGGCTGCCTTGATAGCGCAAACGAACCTTTCCGATTTCAGTATCCAGGTCATCATAAACTACGATCATGTCTTCAAGCTTTACCTTATAATAATCCATGTATGCTCGAACCGCTTCACCAGAAAGGTTCATAAACGTCATCGGTTTAATCAGTACGGTCTTGACCCCGTCGATGACACCTTCACCGATCACAGATTTACATTTACTCTGATTAAGAGCGATACCGTGTCTGCTAGCCAGCTCATCCAGAGCCATAAAGCCAACGTTATGCCTTGTTTTCGAGTATTGCGAACCCGGATTTCCTAACCCGACAATCCATTTCATGAACGAACCTTCCCTTTCGATGCAGACTCTCCGGCAGGAGAAGTGTGTTTTTGGTACAATAAAAGTATTCATAAACCCATTGACTGAATTATACTCCGAAAACAGGTGATCAATATGTTACATCAGGGTGAGACTTTGACGCTTCAGCGCCATTTCCAATATCACATACAAAATGCTATACCTGTAGAAGTCTGTAGAGACACCGTGCATGTGGATATTGGCGTGCTGACCGCCGCAGATGACAGCTTTGCAGAGCTGCAGGGAACGCTCTATAACCGTAAAGTGTTTACATTTATATCACGACCCGGCTACTGAATAACAAACCAGCATCACGCCGACAAGGGTTACATCTCCATAAACGGAGGTGTAACCCTTTTATATTCTCAGCAGCTTATTCGATCTCGAACAATTTACTGATGGAAAGCTCTTCGTGAACGCGGATAATAGCCTCACCCATAAGCGGAGCTACAGACAGCACCGTAAGCTTAGAGGTCGGATTTTCGCTACGAATAGGAATCGTATCCGTCACAATAATTTCCTTAATTGGAGAATTCTCAAGACGTTCATGGGCAGGACCTGACAAGACAGGATGCGTACAGCAAGCATATACTTCCTTCACGCCGCCTTCCATAAGAGCGTTGGCTCCAAGAACAATTGTGCCTGCCGTATCAATAATATCATCAATAAGGATGGCGGTTTTACCTTCAATATTC harbors:
- a CDS encoding anti-sigma-F factor Fin family protein, with translation MAINYVCRHCRTFLGSINKNDATEMQLGLHSLTPAERRDIIAYDSEGEITVKVTCDYCKEAFENNPELCLLASPLQ
- the pth gene encoding aminoacyl-tRNA hydrolase translates to MKWIVGLGNPGSQYSKTRHNVGFMALDELASRHGIALNQSKCKSVIGEGVIDGVKTVLIKPMTFMNLSGEAVRAYMDYYKVKLEDMIVVYDDLDTEIGKVRLRYQGSPGGHNGIKSIIQHTGTQSFNRVRLGISRPEPGFAVVDYVLSSFPKKEGDKLKSMLADTCDAIEFSLHHTFEQTMAKFNG